The genomic DNA TGCTGGTAATTCTGAGATGGGATTCGCCCATAGGTTTTAACATCAAATCTGAGGCATAAACAGGAGTCTCATTCACAGTTTAAAGCTGCCTTTCGTTCCTGCCCAAAGGCTCAGGCTGGCATGAAGCTAACCCATTAGGCAACTCACAGCTGCGTGAGGGACTCTGAGGGAGTCTGAGTGTGTCAGATAGAGAAGGATCAATGCCCACTCCTGCAGTGTCTGTGTACTGCCCTGGGGACGCGTGAGTGTTTTGGCTCTGAGCCTCCTTCCCCTGACTGACCCTCTGGGAACCCACCTCCCTTTCCCTGAAGGCCTGTTAGCAAACAAGTGAGTCTCAGGAGAGGTGATGGATGCAGACactagagaggaaaaaggctgaATGCTTCTCTCTTTACCTACTTCAAGATGAAGCACTGGGGAGCGAGTGAAAGATTGTCTGAAGTCATACGAGGCTGCAAGATGGGTGTAACTCCAACTGGCCCAAGAGGAAAACTGGGATATTCTAGGGTCTTTTGGTGACAAGGTCAGAACAatttgtggccaagaaggtgGCCTGAACAAGGTGATAACTACTGGTCATTCAGAGAGGCTGGAGCCTACATTTATTCTCATTGGCCAGTAATTTGGGAAATGTATTATCACTCCTTGGCACAAGCCTCCACTGGCTGTGCCTGTTTCTGTAGGCAGCATAAGGAAATTGGAGTGAGCATTAGAAATGCAGTGCAGAGAGCCAGGTTTCAATTTTCTGCAGTAAGAATTTCAGGCAACAGAAACCTGTTAAACAGTGAGGCTAGGGCGTCATTTCTGCCTCTGGACCTTGGGAAGCTCAGAGCTGAACTTTTGCAAGCCAAAACCCAAAGACAGGCTGTTAACTTTCTGTCTTTGTGGTCCTTCTGTCTTTCTTAGGGGTCCTAGAAGAAGCTGAGTTCTATAACATTGGTCCTTTAATCCGGATAATCAAAGATCGACTGGAGGAAAAGGACTACCCAGTAACTCAGGTATGGAGAGAAATGGCAAGGAAAGATAGAGAGGGGCTGGTGAAGGAGGGGATGTAGAAAGGGAGAGGTGGGTCTAGAGGGGAAACAGAGTTGGGAGAAGCagcaaggaatggaaagaagtAACTAATAAGAGTTTATATGCTAATCTCTGCATAGAAAAATCTTGCTAGGGACAGGCTACCAGCATTTCAGTTACAATAAACAAGTGACAGGCTTGTTTTGAAGCCTCAAAAGTAGTGCTGGATGTAGCCCCTGAAACCAAATAATCTCCTctagcaagaagcagcagccagcttGTTGCTGTGGGGTATGGAAGGATGTTTGTGAGGAGAACGGAGGTGTCACGGGGAGGAGGGCTCTGGTGTGGGGAGTCCTAGAAGTGTAATCACAGTGGAGAGCATGGGGCGACCTGTAGAGAAACCTAGAGGGAACAGGTGAAGGGATGTCTGTGAAAGagttaaatgcagaaaatgaggcATGAGGAAACAATTCTGTGGCACAATCACACTTTGTCCTGGccaataaactttaaaaatctgtcttctggGAATGTTGACTGACATCTCACTCTTCATCAGGTCTGCCTTCAGGTTGTAAGCCTCCAGCAACAGTCATTTTGTGCTTGCAAAACCCCATCAGCATTTGTGGCATTTGCATAAACGACTTTGTAATGACAAACGCAAACTCCCCTTTGAAAGAGCCCAGTATCTTCTGGGGACAATGCAGGAAGCTCTCAGCTCAGTCCCTCCTCTCCAGAAGAGATACCATTGTTCTTGCTCCCCATGACAACACAGTAGAAAgttgggttgtggtttgcattCCCATTTAACCTGGGACATGGGGAAGAGGACATGTCTGTCAAGGAGGGGTACTGCCAATTCCTTCTGCAGGGTGCAACAGCCTTTAGCATTTGATTGTTGTCAACATGATCTGTAATTTTGCTGCCAGGTGCCTCCTAAGCATGTCTACCGTGTGCTACAGTGCCAGGAAGAGGAGCTCACTCAGATGGTTTCCACTATGTCAGATGGATGGCGCTTTGAGCAGGTATGGAGAAGGTAGAGGAGGCTGAGCAGGAGCtgtcttttggaggaaaaatcaCGGGTACCATACAGTCCCCAGGCAAGGCATCTTCCCTTTCTGAGAATATTAGGTCAGTCATTGATGGTGCTGTCACACAGGCTCTATCTTGCCTCTTCTCTATAAGTTTAGAGGATGCTGTGTGAAGTTAAGCTCTTTTGCACCCTGGCTGACTCCTCTCCTCGTTCTCTGTGCTGCCTCCTCAGCTTAGTTATGAGGCCTTTCTATTGGAGGTAGGGATTGGACTCCATGTTGCAtggtgggctttttttcttacatttgctTGCGATTCTTGTTCTCATCTTCTCTAGCTTGTGAACATTGGTTCATCCTATAACTATGGGAATGAGGATCAGACAGAGTTCCTGTGCGTGGTCTCCAAAGAGCTGTACAATTCACCCAACAGCCTAAGCTCTGAGCCCAGCCACAAAGCCAAGGTGAGACCAACTTTGCTATGGCCCTGCTCCCATTGCCTATGAAACCCTTCACTCTTGTTTagtccctttttctttcctctctccacTGTGACTGTGGGGCACCTCAGTGGCTTGTCCTGGTGTTCAGCAGTGTGGCATTACACCCATGGCCCAAAAGGAGGACCGCATGTGTTGAGAGTGGTGATGTCTAGCTGTGTGTGGCAAATCGCTTTAGTGAGTGACCCTGGCACTTCTCATGCTACTCTAACATCCCCTTCATGCCTCCTCATGACCACGCTGTGTGTCACTCTGCTGTTGGGGTGTGATTTCCCTGAAGATTTGGCAatgttctctttccttttgccgAGTCCCAGTCTAAGGGGCAGGAGATCACTTGCTCCCCTTTTGAGGTAAGGACAGAAACGTGTGACAGTGCATGACATCCTGTAGGCACCTAGGGTACAGCAAGGAGCACTAGCGACTGATGGCAGTTGTTGGACAGTGGGAGCACAGCACTTGTGAGTGGGTTAGACAGAACTGACCTAATGCTCCAGAGGAAGACAAGCCTCTTTGCTCCCTGACCCAGAGCTATCTTGGCCATGGGGAAAGGTCTCTTTTTATTCCAGTGTCATGACCATTGCTTTATTCCCTTGTGTGTCAGAAGGAACTGCCATGGCTCATCTTGCAAGTATCTCCactctttcttccctttgtccTGCATGCTGGGCCACAGAGCACAGAGGAGGacctggaggaggaagagcaggaggtggaggaggcggcagaggcagaagcagaagcagaggagaaaggtgCAGCAAATCCTTGaggaaaatgataaaaataaccCCCTGAGCATAGACCCATCCACCTTTCTGGTGAGAACTCACAGCTAGCAGAAGGGAAGGACTAGGGCAGGACTGGGGTGTGGGGGCAGTCATCTCCAGGAGCAGGAGTCTCTCTGGAGATAAAGCTCACAGGAGAGAACTGTTACCATGGCtgctgctttgtattttaaactgtttgatttatttatggttatatttttatttgcacacTGTCCATCTATTCGGGATTCCACTATAATCTTTCTTCCTCCAgactctccctcctgctc from Caloenas nicobarica isolate bCalNic1 chromosome 1, bCalNic1.hap1, whole genome shotgun sequence includes the following:
- the KCTD17 gene encoding BTB/POZ domain-containing protein KCTD17, with product MRMRMEGGEEMQGAVGLRSTWDTPPPAGTPAKWVRLNVGGTIFLTTRQTLCREQKSFLCRLCQGEELQSDRDETGAYLIDRDPTYFGPILNFLRHGKLVLDKDMAEEGVLEEAEFYNIGPLIRIIKDRLEEKDYPVTQVPPKHVYRVLQCQEEELTQMVSTMSDGWRFEQLVNIGSSYNYGNEDQTEFLCVVSKELYNSPNSLSSEPSHKAKKELPWLILQVSPLFLPFVLHAGPQSTEEDLEEEEQEVEEAAEAEAEAEEKGAANP